The following is a genomic window from uncultured Hyphomonas sp..
CGGTGTTCCTGCAGAAGGCGTTGGTCTTCTCCCAGCCGGACAAGTCAGAGAAACTCTGCGCGGCGCTTGCAAAGAAGCTGACCGAGAAGTTCGGCAAGATCGATGTTGTCGCTGGCCCGGCCGTGGGCGGCATCATTCCGGGATATGAACTGGCGCGCCAGCTTGGCTGCCGGTCCATCTTTGCCGAGCGCGTCGACGGCCAGCTCCAGTTCCGCCGCGGCTTCTCGATATCGGAGGGCGAGCGTGTGCTGATCGCCGAGGATATCGTGACGACGGGCCTGTCGTTCCGTGAAACCGTCGAAGCCCTCGATGTGCTTCCGGGTGAAGTGGTCGGCGGAGCCTGCATCATCGACCGCTCTGGCGGGCGCGCCGATGTTGGCTGCGAACTCGTCTCGCTCGCGTCGGTCAACTTCCCTGACTATGGCGCCGACGACCTGCCGCCGGAACTGGCGAGCATGCCAGCGGTGAAGCCGGGTTCGCGAGGGCTCGCCTGATGAGCGGGCGGCTGCGCCTTGGGGTGAACATTGACCATGTGGCGACCATTCGGAACGCCCGCGGTGGTGCGCATCCCGATCCGGCGCGGGCCGCCGAGACCGCCGCAGCCGCAGGCGCCGATGGCATCACGATCCATTTGCGCGAAGACCGCCGCCACATCCGCGATGGTGACCTGGAAGCCATCCGCGCGGCGTCCAGCCTGCCGATCAATCTGGAGATGGCGGCCACTGAAGAGATGACCCGGATCGCGTGCGATTTTCGTCCGCATGCCGCCTGCATCGTGCCGGAGAAACGCGAAGAGCGCACCACTGAAGGCGGACTCGACGTGGCGGGCCTGCACAACCAGATTTCCCCAATCGTGCGCCAGCTGCGCGATGCCGGGGCACGCGTGTCGCTGTTCATCGAGCCGGACCCGGTCCAGATCGCAGTGGCGGAAGTGCTCGGCGCGCCGGTCGTGGAACTGCACACCGGACGCTACGCTGAGCTCTGGATCGAGGGCGGCGCCGAAGCAGCGGCCCCGGAGCTCGCCCGCCTGCAGGCCGCGGCGGAAGAAGCCCGCAAACGCGGGATTGAGCCGCACGCTGGTCATGGCCTCACTTTCGAGAATGTCGGCCCGGTCGCTGCGATTCCCGAACTCGCGGAACTGAACATCGGGCACTTCCTGATCGGAGAGGCGATCTTTATTGGCCTTGAAGCGGCCATCCGCGAGATGCGCCGCTGCATGGATGACGCCAGAAACGGGGCGCGCGGATGATTATCGGCATCGGCAACGACCTCTGCAATATTGAACGCATCGAAAAAACGCTCGAGCGTTTCGGCGAAAAGTTTGAGAATCGCGTTTTCACGGAAACGGAAATCGCGCTGGCACGTCGCCGGCGGCGCACGGCTGAGACCTATGCCAAACGCTTCGCCGCCAAGGAAGCCTGCGCCAAGGCACTGGGGACAGGTGTGCCGCGCCGCGGTGTTCACTGGAAACATCTCGGCGTCGTGAACCTGCCGACCGGAAAGCCGACGCTGGCCCTGACCGGCGGTGCTGCCAAGCGCCTGGAAGCGATGATGCCGGAAGGCCATGAGGCAGTTATTCATCTGACGATTACCGATGACCACCCCTGGGCCGAGGCGCACGTGATCATCGAAGCCATTCCGGTCAGCGGCAAATGAAGCCCGCCCGCCCGAAACGCACCCGCCTGCGCAGCAAGGGAAAGGGCAGCGCGCCTGTCCTGTCCGAAGACCGCCTGAAGGCGGCGCAGGATACCATCGGGTTCAAGTTCAAAGACACGAAACTCCTGGTCCGTGCACTGACGCATCCGAGCGCAGTGGGTAATGGCGACGCGGTGCGGGAATCTAACCAGCGGCTGGAGTTCCTGGGGGATCGGGTCCTGAACCTCGTTATCGCCGAGCGCCTCATGGAGCGCCGGAAAATGGAGAGCGAGGGGGAACTGGCCCCGCGCCTCAATCGCCTCGTCAAGAAGGGCGCCTGTGCAGATGCCATGCGTCATCTGAACCTGCAGGATTTCGTCCTCCTGTCAGACGGTGAAGAGTCTGCGGGCGGCAGGATGCGCGAATCCACGCTGGGCGATGCCTGCGAGGCAATCATCGGCGCGATCTTCAAGGATGGCGGCCTGTCCCCGGCGCGCAAATTCATCGAGAAGGCCTGGGCTCCGCAATTCGCATCGGCCCCGGCAGAGACAAAAGATCCGAAGACCCTGCTTCAGGAGTGGGCGCAGGGACACGGTCTTCCGTTGCCGGACTATGACGTGCTGAGCCGGTCGGGCCCGGATCACGAACCCGTTTATGAAATCGAAGCGAAGGTCGAAGGACGCGGCAGCGCCGTGGCGACCGGGCCTTCCAAACGCGAAGCCGAGCGCAGCGCTGCTGCCCTGCTGCTCCAATCGCTGGCAGGATAAATATGAGCGACACAAACATCACCCATGCCGGGTTTTGCGCCATCATCGGCGCGCCAAATGCCGGCAAATCCACGCTGACCAATCTTCTGGTCGGGGCCAAAGTGGCCATCGTCACGCACAAGGTGCAGACGACGCGCTTTCCCGTGCGGGGCGTCGCCCAGACCGATCATACGCAGATCGTGCTCGTCGACACGCCCGGGATCTTCGCTGCGAAGCGCCGGCTGGACCGCGCTATGGTCAAAGCCGCGTGGAGCGGCGCGGAGGACGCCGATGCCATCGTCCACCTCGTTGATGCGGCCTCATGGGTGGCAGACAGGGCCGGCAAGGAAACCGCAGCGCAGAAGCACTCGATTGAGGATGACCGCCGCGTCGTCGAGCAGCTGAAGACGAGCGGCCGGAAGGCCATTCTGGCGCTCAACAAGATAGATCTGTTCCCGCATGACCAGGTGCTGCCGATCATCGCGGAGCTGAACGAGAGCGGTGCCTATGAAGAGGTCCACATGATCTCTGCCGAAAACGGTGACGGGGTCGAGAAGCTGGAAGAGGCAATTGCGTCCCGTATGCCGGAAGGGCCTGCGCTCTATCCGCCGGACCAGGTGGCCGACCTGCCGATGCGCCTGCTCGCGGCTGAAGTCACTCGCGAAAAGCTGATGCTGCGCCTGCATCAGGAACTGCCTTACCAGTTGATGGTCGAGACCGAGAGCTGGGAAGAGCGCAAGGATGGTTCGGTCCGCGTGCAGCAAGTGATCGTCGTCGGCCGCGAGAACCATAAATCCATGGTGCTGGGCAAGGGTGGCCAGACGATCAAGGATATCGGCCGCATGGCGCGGGAGGAGCTCTCGGAAATGCTGGGCCGCAAGGTGCACCTCTTCCTGTTCGTGAAGGTGGATGAGCGTTGGCAGGAACGGCGCGAAAGCTATCAGGGGCTAGGCCTGGAGTTCGACGTCTGAGGCGATATGAACTGGTCCGATGACGGAATTATCCTTGGTGGACGCCGCTTCGGTGAAGGCGGCCTCATTCTGGATGTCCTGACGCGGAGCCGCGGGCGCCGGTCCGGTCTCGTCTATGGTGGAAACTCCAGACGCCGGCGCGCGCAATACGAAGCGGGGAACTCCGTCTCCCTGTCCTGGACCGGACGGCTGGAAGACCAGCTTGGCCGGTTCGAAGTCGCCGAAGCCAGCAAGGAACGCGCATCCCATGTGCTGGACGATGCCAAGGCCCTTGCGGCGGTCTCGGCCATCACGGCCATTCTGCGCATGTCACTGAACGAGGGAGACGTGGCAGGTTCCGCCATGTTCGAGGCGACGGAAGTCCTGCTGGACCAGATTGAGGCTCGCGAGATCTGGCCGGCGCTCTATGTGCGTTGGGAGCTGGGCTTGCTGTCCGCGCTCGGCTTTGGACTGGACTTGCAGGAATGTGCGATCAGCGGCGCGAATGATGGCCTGACGCATGTCTCGCCGCGCACGGGGCGGGCTGTTCGCGGGTCGGAGGCGGAAGACTATGTCACGCGCCTTCTGCGGTTGCCGTCGTTCCTCGTTTCCTCTTCAGCACCGGTCGGCGACATGGATGTCGCCGACGGGCTGAAGCTGACAGGATACTTCCTGGAATCGCGCGTATTCCACGCGATGAACCGGGCCATGCCGCCGGAACGGGAGCTGCTGGTCAAGCGGTTGGTGGGCTGACAGTCAGGCCTTTGCGCTTGGGCGCTCGCTCACCTTGGCGAACCAGGCCGCATAGTTCTTGAATTCCGGATTCACCGGCTGGCCGACAACATTGCCGAAGCCCTGGAAGCAGAAGAGCAGAATGTCGGCGAGGCCGAACTCATTGCCCGCCACATAGGGCTGGCTAGCCAGCCGCGCATCGAGGAACTGGATCTTGTCCTGCGCGCAGGCTTTCAGCCCGTCTGCAGCTTCCGGGATGCAGCGCATGCGATCCTTGAACATCGGCAGGCCTTCAGACGACCGGAATCCGGTGCCCATCGGCTCGACGATGTTGAGGTCCACCCAACGGGTCCAGCGCCGGTTCTGCGCGCGGGCTTCAGCTGTGTCACCCATCAGTTTGTCGCCCGGAAACTTCTCATCGAGGTATTCGCAGATCGCCGTGATCTCGGTAATGACTGAGCCGTCATCCAGCACAAGGCAGGGTGTCTGGCCGGCGGGATTGGTTTTCAGATAGGGCTCCTGACGGTTCAGGCCCTTCTGGATGTCGAGGTCTTCCAGCGGAATTTCGATGCCGCGCTCGGCCATGAACATGCGCACGACATGCGGATTGGGGCCGACTGAATTGATGAGTTTCATTTGCTTCCTCCCAGGAACTGCTGCTCGTCGCCTGCGAGCCTTCCACATTCATAATCAGTTCAGACGGCGCCGTCATATGTGACGTCGGGGTAGATGGGCGTTTGCTTCCAGGAGGCTGATGCCAATGAAAAATTCGATGATCCTCGCCGGAGTATTGCTCGCGGCGAGCCTGACTGGCTGTATCGCCGTCACCGGTGTGCATGACGAGGATGCCGTGCGGGCCAATACCGATCTCGCGATCCGCGTCTGCGGTGGCGAGTCGAATGTCAAAAAGGTGACCGAGGACGGTTACCGCTGCAAGACGAACCCGTAATCATCACTTACAGGCGCTGCCGGGACCCATATCCATGTGGAGATGGTCCCGGTGCGCCGCGTTGTATTCCGGCCCGAGCGTCACCGAGAACAGGTCACACGCGCCGGAATGCACCTTTTTGAGGAACTTCGCTTCCTTTCCGCCTTTTCCCCAGAATGTTTTCACATCGATCAGGCGCCCGTCTTCCAGCCGGAAACCCGAAATATCGATCGCATTGCCGCGCGCATGCTGTGACAGTCGCCCCGACCCGGCGATATTGCGGCAGGCAAAGCTGCCATAGGTCTCGATCCGGGCGATGGGCGAACCGAGGATATCCACAGCCGCGGGCCGGGCGACATGACGCTCCCAGACATAGAGCGCGGCGGCCTCGCCGCAGGTCATGCGCAGCGTGGCGGAATAGGGCGTCAACGTCCGGTCTAGTGTCAGTCCGTTGTAAAGGCCGCACTTTTCGTCTTTTTGGGAGTCGTCCAGCGGCGTATAGAGCACGCCCGCCGTGTCGAGGGCAGGGAAACAGACCTGCGGATGTTTTGCTGCCCGGGCCAGCTGGTGGCCGGTGCCGAAGCCCGGCCGGTCTGTCAGGTCTACTGGCGCAAACGGGTTGTGCCGGGGCGGCGCCGACATCAGGAACAGCGCTACGCACAGGGCGGGCACTGCCAGCAGGATGAGCCAGGCGCGTAAGTGAGGCATCTGCAGTCAGTACCTATAGGGTTCCTTAACCAAAGGGCTATTTCTGTTAACTTACGAGCGTTCGCGACTCGCAGGCGATTCTGCCCGCGGACCTGCACCAGAATGTGGCACGAGCTGAGAAGGGATCAGAATGTCCGACATCAGGGATGGCGAACCGGAAGACCGGATCATCAACGAACCCATGAGCGAGGCGCTGTCGAAGCGTTACCTTGCCTATGCGCTCTCGACGATCACGGCGAGGGCCCTGCCGGATGTGCGCGACGGCCTGAAGCCCGTGCAGCGCCGCATCCTGTACGGCATGCGCGTGCTGCGGCTGGATCCGGAAGGCGGCTATCGCAAGTGCGCCAAGATCGTCGGCGACGTGATGGGTAACTTCCACCCGCATGGCGACAGCTCGATCTATGACACGCTGGTGCGCCTGGCGCAGGACTTCACTGTCCGCTACCCGCTGGTCGACGGCCAGGGGAATTTCGGTAACATCGACGGCGACAGTGCCGCTGCCTATCGTTACACCGAAGCGCGGATGACCGTGGCAGCCGAGCTGCTGCTGGATGGCCTCAATGAAGACGCCGTCGACTTCCGCGCCAATTATGCCGAGAACGACGAAGAACCGGTGGTGCTTCCTGCGGGTTTCCCGAACCTGCTGGCCAATGGCGCGAGCGGCATTGCCGTCGGCATGGCGACCTCGATCCCGCCGCACAATGCGGCCGAGGTGATCGACGCGGCGCGCCTGCTGATCGAGAAGCCGAAGGCGACGACCGCCGAGCTGATGGACTTCGTGAAGGGGCCGGACTTCCCGACCGGCGGCATCATCGTCGAGCCTTACGAGTCGATGCTGGATGCCTATGAGACCGGGCGCGGCAGTTTCCGCATGCGCGCGCGCTGGGAAACCGAAGACACGGGCCGGGGCACCTACCAGATCGTCGTCACCGAGATTCCGTACCAGGTGCAGAAATCGCGCCTGCTGGAGAAGCTGGGCGAACTGATCGAAGCGAAGAAAGTCCCGCTGCTGGATGATGTCCGCGACGAGTCCGCCGAAGATGTGCGTCTTGTCCTGGTGCCGCGCTCCAAGACCATCGAGCCGGATGTGCTGATGGAAAGCCTGTTCAAGGTCTGCGATCTTGAAACGCGCTTCAGCCTCAACATGAATGTGCTGCACAAGGGCGCGCCGCAGGTCATGGGCCTGAAGGATGTGCTGCA
Proteins encoded in this region:
- the pyrE gene encoding orotate phosphoribosyltransferase — its product is MTNEEVLAVFREAGALLEGHFILSSGRRSPVFLQKALVFSQPDKSEKLCAALAKKLTEKFGKIDVVAGPAVGGIIPGYELARQLGCRSIFAERVDGQLQFRRGFSISEGERVLIAEDIVTTGLSFRETVEALDVLPGEVVGGACIIDRSGGRADVGCELVSLASVNFPDYGADDLPPELASMPAVKPGSRGLA
- a CDS encoding pyridoxine 5'-phosphate synthase, producing MSGRLRLGVNIDHVATIRNARGGAHPDPARAAETAAAAGADGITIHLREDRRHIRDGDLEAIRAASSLPINLEMAATEEMTRIACDFRPHAACIVPEKREERTTEGGLDVAGLHNQISPIVRQLRDAGARVSLFIEPDPVQIAVAEVLGAPVVELHTGRYAELWIEGGAEAAAPELARLQAAAEEARKRGIEPHAGHGLTFENVGPVAAIPELAELNIGHFLIGEAIFIGLEAAIREMRRCMDDARNGARG
- the acpS gene encoding holo-ACP synthase, which gives rise to MIIGIGNDLCNIERIEKTLERFGEKFENRVFTETEIALARRRRRTAETYAKRFAAKEACAKALGTGVPRRGVHWKHLGVVNLPTGKPTLALTGGAAKRLEAMMPEGHEAVIHLTITDDHPWAEAHVIIEAIPVSGK
- the rnc gene encoding ribonuclease III, which produces MKPARPKRTRLRSKGKGSAPVLSEDRLKAAQDTIGFKFKDTKLLVRALTHPSAVGNGDAVRESNQRLEFLGDRVLNLVIAERLMERRKMESEGELAPRLNRLVKKGACADAMRHLNLQDFVLLSDGEESAGGRMRESTLGDACEAIIGAIFKDGGLSPARKFIEKAWAPQFASAPAETKDPKTLLQEWAQGHGLPLPDYDVLSRSGPDHEPVYEIEAKVEGRGSAVATGPSKREAERSAAALLLQSLAG
- the era gene encoding GTPase Era translates to MSDTNITHAGFCAIIGAPNAGKSTLTNLLVGAKVAIVTHKVQTTRFPVRGVAQTDHTQIVLVDTPGIFAAKRRLDRAMVKAAWSGAEDADAIVHLVDAASWVADRAGKETAAQKHSIEDDRRVVEQLKTSGRKAILALNKIDLFPHDQVLPIIAELNESGAYEEVHMISAENGDGVEKLEEAIASRMPEGPALYPPDQVADLPMRLLAAEVTREKLMLRLHQELPYQLMVETESWEERKDGSVRVQQVIVVGRENHKSMVLGKGGQTIKDIGRMAREELSEMLGRKVHLFLFVKVDERWQERRESYQGLGLEFDV
- the recO gene encoding DNA repair protein RecO, which produces MNWSDDGIILGGRRFGEGGLILDVLTRSRGRRSGLVYGGNSRRRRAQYEAGNSVSLSWTGRLEDQLGRFEVAEASKERASHVLDDAKALAAVSAITAILRMSLNEGDVAGSAMFEATEVLLDQIEAREIWPALYVRWELGLLSALGFGLDLQECAISGANDGLTHVSPRTGRAVRGSEAEDYVTRLLRLPSFLVSSSAPVGDMDVADGLKLTGYFLESRVFHAMNRAMPPERELLVKRLVG
- a CDS encoding glutathione S-transferase family protein, with the protein product MKLINSVGPNPHVVRMFMAERGIEIPLEDLDIQKGLNRQEPYLKTNPAGQTPCLVLDDGSVITEITAICEYLDEKFPGDKLMGDTAEARAQNRRWTRWVDLNIVEPMGTGFRSSEGLPMFKDRMRCIPEAADGLKACAQDKIQFLDARLASQPYVAGNEFGLADILLFCFQGFGNVVGQPVNPEFKNYAAWFAKVSERPSAKA
- a CDS encoding extensin family protein yields the protein MPHLRAWLILLAVPALCVALFLMSAPPRHNPFAPVDLTDRPGFGTGHQLARAAKHPQVCFPALDTAGVLYTPLDDSQKDEKCGLYNGLTLDRTLTPYSATLRMTCGEAAALYVWERHVARPAAVDILGSPIARIETYGSFACRNIAGSGRLSQHARGNAIDISGFRLEDGRLIDVKTFWGKGGKEAKFLKKVHSGACDLFSVTLGPEYNAAHRDHLHMDMGPGSACK